In Melospiza georgiana isolate bMelGeo1 chromosome 15, bMelGeo1.pri, whole genome shotgun sequence, one genomic interval encodes:
- the MED7 gene encoding mediator of RNA polymerase II transcription subunit 7 has product MGEPQQVSALPPPPMQYIKEYTDENIRKGLAPKPPPPVKDSYMMFGNQFQCDDLIIRPLESQGIERLHPMQFDHKKELRKLNMSILVNFLDLLDILIRSPGSIKREEKLEDLKLLFVHVHHLINEYRPHQARETLRVMMEVQKRQRLETAERFQKHLERVVEMIQNCLASLPDDLPHTEGGLRVSVEPVDADDGSGCAGQSEKQRERSGGKRDQVLDKDAAMCSIIDEMT; this is encoded by the coding sequence ATGGGTGAACCTCAGCAAGTGAGCGCCCTCCCTCCGCCTCCAATGCAGTACATCAAAGAATACACTGATGAAAATATCCGTAAAGGGCTGGCTCCAAAGCCCCCTCCCCCTGTCAAGGACAGCTACATGATGTTTGGGAACCAGTTCCAGTGTGATGATCTGATCATTCGGCCCCTGGAGAGCCAGGGCATTGAGCGGCTGCATCCTATGCAGTTTGACCACAAGAAGGAGCTAAGGAAACTTAACATGTCTATCCTGGTCAACTTCCTGGACCTCTTGGACATCTTGATAAGGAGTCCCGGGAGTATAAAGCGAGAGGAGAAACTGGAAGACTTGAAACTGCTTTTTGTCCACGTGCATCACCTGATAAACGAGTACCGGCCCCACCAGGCCAGGGAGACGCTGAGGGTGATGATGGAGGTGCAGAAGCGGCAGCGCCTGGAGACGGCCGAGCGCTTCCAGAAGCACCTGGAGAGAGTGGTGGAGATGATCCAGAACTGCCTGGCGTCCCTGCCCGATGACCTGCCTCACACAGAGGGGGGGCTGAGGGTCAGCGTGGAGCCCGTGGATGCTGATGATGGCAGCGGCTGCGCTGGGCAGAGCGAAAAGCAGAGGGAGCGTTCTGGGGGCAAGAGAGATCAGGTTCTGGACAAGGATGCAGCAATGTGCAGCATTATTGATGAAATGACATGA
- the LOC131090017 gene encoding uncharacterized protein LOC131090017 produces MLSLICLTWVLLVLLTGSTVSESIVIGEVGQDITVPCHYSVWNRHSITSMCWGRGSCPNSKCSQPIIWTDGWRVTEQHSSRYQLRGDLHRGDVSLTIVDARESDSGTYCCRVEIPGWFNDQRINHKVVVRKARTSTASPHTYTSEQTSGPGSTRESSFTVTRTWPPVSASEAPQTASTPCSGPSDCLDVAANLQNASVSLPREQHPEHGLYVGIGSCAVLLLILILALLLSKQYFYNIKKMGGSAGLVAFQRPRGMGSHSALEEENPAEENVYIMDYSGKDKIWFPSLPLTALVSPSARMSHFVLFYWMVIQIFIAPTVCDMVVRGTEGQPVTLPCSYHVARRKDISDMCWGRGRCPNSKCSNKILHTSGPTVTFRVSQRYSLSGSVPSGDVSLTIGAAQAQDAGLYCCRVEIPGLFNDIKRNFRLLVARAPPVTTTTTTTTTTTTSTTTTEAPVFFKYFTETTSAPQATSDLQPTPETTVLLTTSPLPPATTAPQSPAVTTGDTSAPPTIAVGTENDIFTETVMETSAPPDFPTTFQAAGVTTEDDMFCSTLPGSTEVTTELPDTLPAAEETSNSVLIEEPSVRELSANSDANAGRYEDRGDEAKLPFPSSAIVIACVVAGSILLGLLVWKRKQTMKFIVKSAGPPEENDKAFSGAEGENNIFSL; encoded by the exons ATGTTGTCTCTCATCTGCCTGACCTGGgttctcctggtgctgctcacag GCTCCACAGTATCAGAATCAATTGTGATAGGAGAGGTGGGGCAGGACATCACTGTGCCCTGCCACTACAGTGTCTGGAACAGACACAGCATCACATCCATGTgctggggccggggcagctGCCCCAATTCAAAGTGTTCTCAGCCCATTATCTGGACAGATGGCTGGAGGgtgacagagcagcacagcagcaggtacCAGCTGAGAGGGGACCTGCACAGGGGGGACGTGTCCCTGACAATCGTGGACGCCAGGGAATCAGACTCTGGGACCTACTGCTGCCGTGTGGAGATCCCAGGGTGGTTCAATGATCAACGGATTAATCACAAGGTTGTGGTGAGGAAAG CAAGGACCTCTACTGCAAGTCCTCACACTTACACCTCTGAACAGACCTCAG gtcctggcagcaccagggaatCCTCCTTCACTGTCACAAGGACCTGGCCACCGGTTTCTGCTTCAGAAGCTCCTCAGACT gcctctactccctgctcaggccCCTCAGACTGCCTGGATGTGGCTGCAAACCTGCAG AACGCGTCTGTGTCACttcccagagagcagcacccagagcatgGGCTCTACGTTGGGATTGGCTCATGTGCAGTGTTGCTGCTCATCCTGAttctggctctgctcctctctaAAC AATATTTTTACAACATCAAGAAGATGGGTGGTTCTGCAGG CCTTGTTGCATTTCAGAGGCCACGAGGTATGGGAAGCCATAGTGCCCTGGAAGAGGAGAATCCTGCAGAGGAAAATGTTTATATCATGGACT ACTCAGGAAAGGATAAGATCTGGTTTCCTTCTCTTCCACTCACTGCCCTGGTGTCTCCATCAGCCAGAATGTCCCATTTTGTGCTGTTTTACTGGATGGTGATACAGATCTTTATAG CCCCCACGGTGTGTGACATGGTtgtcagagggacagagggacagcctgtgaccctgccctgctcctacCACGTGGCGCGGCGCAAGGACATCTCCGACatgtgctggggcagaggcCGCTGCCCCAACTCCAAGTGCTCCAACAAAATCCTGCACACCAGTGGCCCCACGGTGACGTTCAGGGTGTCTCAGAGGTACAGCCTGAGCGGGTCTGTTCCCTCTGGAGACGTGTCCCTCACCATTGGGGCGGCCCAGGCGCAGGACGCGGGCCTGTACTGCTGCCGCGTGGAGATCCCCGGCCTCTTCAACGACATCAAGCGCAACTTCCGGCTGCTGGTGGCCAGAG CCCCTCCAGTGACCACCACCACCACGACCACCACCACCACTaccaccagcaccaccaccacagaagctcctgttttcttcaaatattttacagaaacaACTTCTGCTCCTCAAGCAACCTCTGATCTCCAGCCAACACCAGAGACCACAGTCCTGCTGACAACCAGCCCCCTTCCACCAGCAACCACAGCCCCCCAGTCTCCAGCAGTAACTACAGGGGACACCTCTGCTCCCCCAACCATTGCTGTTGGGACAGAAAATGATATTTTTACTGAGACTGTGATGGAAACAAGTGCTCCCCCAGATTTTCCAACCACTTTCCAAGCAGCTGGTGTGACAACTGAAGATGACATGTTCTGCTCCACGCTCCCTGGAAGCACAGAGG TGACCACTGAATTGCCAGATAcacttccagctgcagaggaaacCTCCAACTCTGTCCTGATAGAAGAGCCCTCAGTCAGGG AGCTTTCAGCAAATTCAGATGCCAATGCTGGGAGATATGAAGATAGAGGAGATGAGGCAAAACTTCCT tttcccagctctgccattgTCATTGCCTGCGTCGTAGCGGGGTCCATCCTTCTGGGCTTGTTGGTTTGGAAAC GTAAACAGACAATGAAGTTTATAGTAAAAAG TGCTGGACCACCAGAAGAGAATGACAAGGCTTTCAGTGGTGCTGAAggagaaaacaacattttttccctgtga